A region from the Aegilops tauschii subsp. strangulata cultivar AL8/78 chromosome 5, Aet v6.0, whole genome shotgun sequence genome encodes:
- the LOC120965459 gene encoding uncharacterized protein isoform X1, with protein MEKVDTTKVSHVSVSFPDPVPSLSSPVRSPNPAVRGNRCRDAAEDGGQGRGRAGARRGSASRRRRRPKMVLEGDVIPSEGEGSTNHSSRRNSKRPSSGSRVVLISTGRQRMMRDQNGWRRRCG; from the exons ATGGAGAAAGTAGACACAACGAAGGTGAGCCACGTCTCTGTCTCCTTCCCCGATCCAGTTCCCTCTCTTTCTAGCCCTGTTCGTTCCCCAAATCCAGCGGTGAGAGGCAACCGCTGTCGTGACGCAGCCGAAGACGGGGGGCAGGGAAGGGGAAGGGCTGGAGCACGGCGGGGATCCGCTTCTCGTCGCCGGCGCAG ACCAAAAATGGTTCTAGAAGGAGATGTGATTCCAAGTGAAGGAGAG GGGTCTACAAACCATTCTTCTCGACGGAACTCGAAACGGCCGTCGAGCGGCAGCCGTGTCGTGCTGATATCGACGGGAAGGCAAAGGATGATGAG
- the LOC120965459 gene encoding uncharacterized protein isoform X2: MEKVDTTKVSHVSVSFPDPVPSLSSPVRSPNPAVRGNRCRDAAEDGGQGRGRAGARRGSASRRRRRPKMVLEGDVIPSEGEGSTNHSSRRNSKRPSSGSRVVLISTGRQRMMRSVINSTL; the protein is encoded by the exons ATGGAGAAAGTAGACACAACGAAGGTGAGCCACGTCTCTGTCTCCTTCCCCGATCCAGTTCCCTCTCTTTCTAGCCCTGTTCGTTCCCCAAATCCAGCGGTGAGAGGCAACCGCTGTCGTGACGCAGCCGAAGACGGGGGGCAGGGAAGGGGAAGGGCTGGAGCACGGCGGGGATCCGCTTCTCGTCGCCGGCGCAG ACCAAAAATGGTTCTAGAAGGAGATGTGATTCCAAGTGAAGGAGAG GGGTCTACAAACCATTCTTCTCGACGGAACTCGAAACGGCCGTCGAGCGGCAGCCGTGTCGTGCTGATATCGACGGGAAGGCAAAGGATGATGAG GTCGGTGATCAATTCCACTTTGTGA